GCGTTTGGATGTTTAGAGACGATAGCTACAGAAAATTGGACAAACTCACCAAGACTTCCGGTTGGTTGTATGATCAATTGGACATGTTCTATGAAAGAAAGGTATCCGTCGGTTTGGTAAGCAAGGTCATGGCATTCCGACTCATGCACTTACACGGAAAAGCCTTCCAAACAATCGTTCCGAAAGCGGTAAAAGATTTCGAAAGGTATGAATGGGTAGAAGGAGAGCTGATCGCAGGAATGGTGGTCGGTTGGAATTTCGGAGAAGGGCATTTGCATAGCGAACAACTTCTTAGATCGGTCCAATCCCAATGCGGATTCACTGACGGAGAATTGAGATGCATCTTCATAGAAGGACAACCTCTGGGACAATCCACATTGCATTACAGAGTTCACGACGCCGAAAAAGGATTAATAGATGATGGAAAGATCAAGGTTAGCGATCTAAAAGAACTGCAACCTTGGCCGACTAAATAATGGAATATTCTTCCAAAGAATATGATGTTTGTGTAATAGGCTCAGGCCCAAACGGTCTGAGCGCCGCGGCACTCTTCGCAAGTTCCGGATACTCCGTGCTTGTACTTGAGGCTTCGGATACAATTGGCGGCGGAGTTAGAAGCAAGGAACTTACCTTGCCCGGTTTTTTGCATGATGTATGCTCTGCCGCTCATCCAATGGGAATTCTTTCCCCATTTCTAAAGACACTTCCTCTCGATAAGCATGGCTTAGAATGGATAGAACCGCCTGCCTCAGTCGCTCATCCTTTAGATGGAGAAAGAGCCGTACTTCTCAAACTATCTTTGGAAGAAACAGCAGAAGATCTGGGAATCGACCGAAAAGCGTATCATAATCTTCTTTCTCCTTTCTTAAAAAATCCGGAAGGGCTTATTTCAGATGCTCTGGCTCCATTAGGAATTCCTAAACATCCGTTTTTACTGGCTCGATTCGGGTTATCAGGAATACGATCCGCAGAATCCATCGCAAATGGATCCTTTAAAGGAGAAAGAGCGAAGGCATTATTTGCTGGATGTGCAGGACATTCTATCCTTCCATTAAACCGAGCTTTGACAGGAGCACTCGGCCTATTGTTCTCTATTACAGGACATACCAAATCTTGGCCTGTAGTTGCGGGTGGATCTCAGATGATCGCTAAGTCTTTAGAGTCTTATCTAAAGACACTCAATGTCGAGATCAAAACCTCTCAGAGAGTAGAAAGCCTAAGGCAATTGCCAAAAACAAGAGCAGTAATATTCGACACGAGTCCGGATCAATTAGCGACCTTGGGAGAAGGAGCATTATCTTCTTCTTATATTAAAAGAATTAAATCTTATCGATATGGGCCTGGAGTTTTCAAAATGGATTGGGCATTGGATGGTCCAATCCCTTGGTCTGATCCTAGATGCTTAGAAGCTTCTACAGTTCATTTGGGAGGAAAATTCTCGGAGATTGCCGCCTCAGAAGCAGACGTCTGGAAGGGAAAACATCCAGAGAAACCGTACATGCTGGTTGTACAACAAAGCCAATTTGATCGCAAAAGAGCGCCTCAAGGAAAGCATACAGGATATGCGTATTGCCATGTACCTGCAGGTTCCGATCTAGATTTAACGGATGTATTAGAAAAACAGATCGAACGATTTGCCCCAGGATTTAAGGATAGGATCTTAGCCAGACATGCAATGAAGACGGAAGATTTTTATAGATATAATTCGAATTATGTAGGAGGAGCGATTACTGGTGGAGTTGCAGATCTGACCCAGGCATTCTTTAGACCGATTGCGAGGATCAATCCCTATGGAACTCCTAATCCTCATCTCTATATTTGTTCCGCCTCCACCCCTCCCGGAGGAGGAGTTCACGGGATGTGCGGCTATCATGCGGCCAAATCCGTATTAAAGAAAATTCATACATTAAAACCGGTCCGGTACAATTAAGAATGAAATCTTCCCATCTTGTTTCCAGAAGAGAAGACAATAAGAACAGAAACAGAAATGCGATCTTAGACGCGGCGAGAAAAGTATTCGCTTCCGTAGGGTTCGAGGCATGTTCTACAAGAGAAATCATTCGAGCAAGCGGCCTCGCACAAGGAACCTTTTATAATTACTATAAAGATAAGGAATCCGTAATGCAGGATATAGCCGATGAATTGTCCGAAGGAATCCGCTCAGGAATTCGAGAAGCGAGAGCAAAGGCTACGACTCCACTCACGTTCTTAAGCGACGCATATTTTGCAGTATTCAATGTAATGATGCAGGATCGAATCCATCTAGAGCTACTCGCAAGAAATCGGGATGTAATACGAGGCTATCTTTTTCAAGGCGGCCCCATGACATATATATTAGAAGAATTAGATAGAGACGTAGAGAAGATGATAGAAACAGGAGGATTCTCCGCGCATCCGATCCATATAACATCCGTTATGATGGTCGCCGCAGGATTCGAAGCGATGGTCCTCTTAGCGAATGAGAACCGCTACGATATCCGCAAACTCTCCGATTATTTAGGATTGTTATTCCAAGGAGGGATCGAACGTGTTTCTCAAATGATGAAAGATGACGAGGAGTTGTTTTAAGCAAATTTCAGAGAAGGTCGACGGCATTTTATACAAAGCTGCAAAGCAATCCGATCAATGAGCAAAACCGACACGATCCTTATATACCGGAGTAGAATTTGGATCTATAATTGCCTGCACTGCTTTATCGGAAAGAAGCCTTATAAAACCCTGATTTACTGCATCCGCAATCCCCTTAGCTACCGAATCTGCAGACATGTATCCTGCATGAGTCAATGGGAGAACGTGAGAATATAATAGTTCTGATTTTCCTTCAACAGTTTTTACTAAATTCCGTCCTTGGTAAAATTTAAATTCTAAAGATATCTGAAAAACAGTGTAACTAAATAAGCCAGTTAAAGCATCATTATGAAATTCATATTTAACATTCAGCACCTTAACGGATATCGAATTGATATCTCTATGCTTTTTAAAAAGAGAATCGATAACTACAACATTCTCGAATTGGGCCTCGGCCCGATTTCGCATTGCTTGCTCGATGGATTGACCTATCTTAAACGTATTGGTCAGATTTGCCAGGTAAGTATACTCCCTTAGATCCTTAGAGATAAGAATGGCAATCTCCTGGGAATACTGAAGTAAATCTATTCTCACTTTTTCCGGTTTTTGGTCTACAGAAATGGCGCAAGAAATAAAGGTCCCTATACAAAGAGTAGTAACAATCCTTCCAAAGGAAATTAACGATTTCTTTGCTATTAAAAATCTCCAGAAACTCCAGCTCATACGTGTGTCTGTATATTTGAGATTCTGATCCAATTGTAAATAAAATTTATATCCAAAAAGCTTTGATCTAAATGTGCAAACAAGCCACAACAATCAGCAAATCAATATTTCTCAGGCTCTAATGAGCATGGCCCGTTCCTTCTAAGATTTAAGTCCCAAGGAGAAACTGTGTTAAACAATATCAGTATATTCTTAACACAATTATCAACCTTCTCCTTTTTATAATATTTATCTTCTTGAAGCCCCTTTGACTCTATCGCTAAAATATCCGTTGGATCAATTCCAAGAGGCTTTCCATTCAAAGCAGTGAATAATAGATCGGATTCCATAGAAGCATTCAATAGTCTTTGCTTTACTACATTTCCTTTTTGGTATTCGAACTGCGTTGCAAGTCCCAAAGGACCTGTAATCATGCATTTGGCCAAAATTATTCCAAATAGAGCTAATATATATCTTTTCATTTTTTTCTTCTAATCATATAATCAAAAATTAATATCTTTTATAAAGAAAAGGCCTATCGATTTTCCGAAGAATCGACATTACATTTAGGCTCCACATCTCCAGGCTTGTTCTCTTCGATTTGAAATTCGAATGCAAAGCCCTTGCGGCCTTCTTGTGAGTTTTTATTTTCTCCAACTTGAAGATGGATCACAGTAGGTGGATATTTTGAGTAATCAATTCGAGCGGGATGGATAGCCAATCGAATGGAATGATTTTCCGGAAGATTCAGTTCTTTTGTTACTTCGCTAATTCTTCCATTTTCATAATCATTCATGTAGAATTTGAACTTACCCAGTCCGGCGGGCATCGGCATCCAATACTCAC
This genomic window from Leptospira semungkisensis contains:
- a CDS encoding phytoene desaturase family protein, coding for MEYSSKEYDVCVIGSGPNGLSAAALFASSGYSVLVLEASDTIGGGVRSKELTLPGFLHDVCSAAHPMGILSPFLKTLPLDKHGLEWIEPPASVAHPLDGERAVLLKLSLEETAEDLGIDRKAYHNLLSPFLKNPEGLISDALAPLGIPKHPFLLARFGLSGIRSAESIANGSFKGERAKALFAGCAGHSILPLNRALTGALGLLFSITGHTKSWPVVAGGSQMIAKSLESYLKTLNVEIKTSQRVESLRQLPKTRAVIFDTSPDQLATLGEGALSSSYIKRIKSYRYGPGVFKMDWALDGPIPWSDPRCLEASTVHLGGKFSEIAASEADVWKGKHPEKPYMLVVQQSQFDRKRAPQGKHTGYAYCHVPAGSDLDLTDVLEKQIERFAPGFKDRILARHAMKTEDFYRYNSNYVGGAITGGVADLTQAFFRPIARINPYGTPNPHLYICSASTPPGGGVHGMCGYHAAKSVLKKIHTLKPVRYN
- a CDS encoding TetR/AcrR family transcriptional regulator, whose amino-acid sequence is MKSSHLVSRREDNKNRNRNAILDAARKVFASVGFEACSTREIIRASGLAQGTFYNYYKDKESVMQDIADELSEGIRSGIREARAKATTPLTFLSDAYFAVFNVMMQDRIHLELLARNRDVIRGYLFQGGPMTYILEELDRDVEKMIETGGFSAHPIHITSVMMVAAGFEAMVLLANENRYDIRKLSDYLGLLFQGGIERVSQMMKDDEELF
- a CDS encoding TIGR04452 family lipoprotein; this encodes MKRYILALFGIILAKCMITGPLGLATQFEYQKGNVVKQRLLNASMESDLLFTALNGKPLGIDPTDILAIESKGLQEDKYYKKEKVDNCVKNILILFNTVSPWDLNLRRNGPCSLEPEKY